The Sphingomonas sanxanigenens DSM 19645 = NX02 genome includes a region encoding these proteins:
- a CDS encoding HNH endonuclease has product MYHPDLIRHPDSCPTLVLNADYTPLSYYPLSLWPWQTAIKAVFLDRVDIVATYERQVRSPTSAMKIPSVIALKQYVKPSQYPAFTRFNLFLRDKFACQYCGATRDLTFDHVIPRAYGGRTTWENVATACAPCNLRKGGRTPNEAKMPLHLAPIRPTSWQLQEHGRSFPPNFLHESWHDWLYWDIELEA; this is encoded by the coding sequence ATGTACCATCCCGATCTGATCCGGCATCCGGACAGTTGCCCCACTCTTGTGCTGAACGCGGACTACACGCCGCTCAGCTATTACCCGCTGAGCCTGTGGCCGTGGCAGACCGCGATAAAGGCGGTGTTTCTGGACAGGGTGGATATCGTCGCAACCTATGAACGGCAGGTGCGAAGTCCCACCAGCGCGATGAAGATCCCGTCGGTCATCGCGCTCAAGCAATATGTGAAACCCTCGCAATATCCCGCCTTCACCCGCTTCAACCTGTTCCTTCGCGACAAGTTCGCCTGCCAATATTGCGGCGCGACGAGGGACCTCACATTCGACCATGTCATCCCCCGCGCCTACGGTGGCCGCACGACCTGGGAGAATGTGGCAACCGCCTGCGCCCCCTGCAACCTGAGGAAGGGCGGCCGCACCCCGAACGAGGCCAAGATGCCGCTGCACCTCGCGCCGATCCGGCCGACGAGCTGGCAACTGCAGGAACATGGCCGCAGCTTCCCCCCCAATTTTCTGCACGAAAGCTGGCACGACTGGCTCTATTGGGACATCGAACTGGAGGCCTGA
- the gluQRS gene encoding tRNA glutamyl-Q(34) synthetase GluQRS — MAVTTRFAPSPTGRLHLGHAFSALAAHDFAADAGGHFLLRIEDIDPGRTREAFVEGIVEDLAWLGLTPYGPVVRQSGRLPLYAAALDRLKAAGLVYPCFCTRAAIAAEIAASAAAPHGPDGPLYPGTCRRLPADERARRMETEPHAWRLDVAAAMAATGPLVWSDGAHRAVPATPEIHGDVVLARKDAPTSYHLAVTIDDAAQGVTDIVRGEDLYAATHVHRLLQALLDLPSPVYHHHRLLTGPDGRRLAKRDGARSLAEMRAEGADPMALVAALRQAARSLPRAPAGDGATGAFDFEPASSGG, encoded by the coding sequence ATGGCAGTGACGACACGTTTTGCGCCGAGCCCCACCGGCCGGCTGCATCTGGGCCATGCCTTTTCGGCGCTCGCCGCGCATGATTTCGCGGCGGATGCGGGAGGACATTTCCTGCTGAGGATCGAGGATATCGACCCCGGTCGCACGCGCGAGGCGTTCGTCGAGGGGATCGTGGAGGATCTCGCCTGGCTCGGGCTGACACCATATGGGCCGGTCGTCCGCCAGTCCGGGCGGCTGCCGCTCTACGCGGCGGCGCTCGATCGGCTCAAGGCGGCGGGGCTGGTCTATCCCTGTTTCTGCACGCGCGCTGCGATCGCCGCCGAGATCGCCGCGAGCGCCGCTGCGCCGCACGGGCCCGATGGGCCGCTCTACCCCGGTACCTGTCGGCGGCTGCCGGCCGACGAACGCGCGCGCCGCATGGAAACGGAGCCGCACGCCTGGCGGCTCGACGTCGCTGCGGCGATGGCTGCGACGGGGCCGCTGGTCTGGAGCGATGGCGCGCATCGCGCGGTACCGGCGACGCCCGAGATCCATGGCGATGTCGTCCTTGCGCGCAAGGACGCGCCGACCAGCTATCATCTGGCGGTGACGATCGACGACGCTGCGCAAGGCGTCACGGACATCGTCCGCGGTGAGGATCTCTACGCGGCCACCCATGTCCACCGCCTGCTACAGGCGCTGCTCGACCTGCCGAGCCCGGTCTATCATCACCATCGCTTGCTGACCGGCCCCGATGGCCGCCGCCTCGCCAAGCGCGATGGTGCGCGGTCGTTGGCGGAGATGCGCGCGGAAGGGGCCGATCCGATGGCGCTGGTGGCGGCGCTGCGACAGGCAGCGCGCAGCCTTCCGAGGGCGCCGGCCGGCGATGGCGCGACGGGTGCGTTCGATTTCGAGCCGGCGAGTTCGGGCGGGTAG
- the pth gene encoding aminoacyl-tRNA hydrolase, whose translation MQIWVGLGNPGARYALHRHNVGFMAIDAIAEVHGFDPPRQRFQGWAQEGRIGGSRILLLKPATFMNESGRAVGEAMRFYKREVGDVTVFHDELDLAPFKVKVKTGGGTAGHNGLRSTEAHIGNPFRRVRIGIGHPGHKDRVTGHVLGNYDKREMDPLVDMLGAIAAEAPRLADGDDARFMNDVALRLQDD comes from the coding sequence ATGCAGATCTGGGTCGGCCTGGGCAATCCGGGCGCGCGCTACGCGCTGCACCGGCACAATGTGGGCTTCATGGCGATCGATGCGATTGCCGAGGTCCATGGCTTCGATCCGCCGCGCCAGCGCTTCCAGGGCTGGGCGCAGGAAGGCCGCATCGGCGGCAGCAGGATCCTGCTGCTGAAGCCCGCCACCTTCATGAACGAAAGCGGCCGCGCCGTGGGCGAAGCGATGCGCTTCTACAAGCGCGAGGTGGGCGACGTCACCGTCTTCCACGACGAGCTCGACCTCGCGCCGTTCAAGGTGAAGGTGAAGACCGGCGGCGGCACCGCCGGCCACAATGGCCTGCGCTCCACCGAGGCGCATATCGGCAATCCTTTCCGCCGCGTCCGCATCGGCATCGGCCATCCCGGCCACAAGGATCGGGTGACCGGCCATGTGCTGGGCAATTACGACAAGCGCGAGATGGATCCGCTCGTCGACATGCTGGGTGCGATCGCCGCCGAGGCGCCGCGCCTCGCCGATGGCGACGATGCGCGTTTCATGAATGACGTCGCGCTGCGCCTGCAGGACGACTGA
- a CDS encoding DUF1593 domain-containing protein, which translates to MGLVRWIMGAVLALAAGAAVAQPPAKAERLRLIVLTDIENEPDDAQSLVRFLTYANQWDVEGLVATTSIHQRDRIAPERIRRIVAAYGKVRANLERHERGFPTEAALASVIRAGIPRYGLEAVGERHDSPGSQLIIDRVDAKDVRPVWVIVWGGPNVLAQALWKVQATRSPAEVARFVAKLRVYTISDQDDSGPWIRSRFPDLFYIASPGFHAGGAYHAAIWSGISGDRFHGRFGGADFAIVDNPWLDTHVRAKGPLGAEYPHTEFIMEGDTPSFLYLIPNGLGSPEHPDWGSWGGRYEYYQPRFRKWFLRPETRAFWSDGEDEVMGVDGQWHTSNKATIWRWRSAYQNDFAARMDWTVKPYREANHPPVARLGVPDEISARPGQKIRLSAAGSSDPDGDTLRYQWLHYPEPGSFTVSSARVASPVQIEGADTSEAVLTVPTDRVLHTGTMHIVLAVSDSGTPSLTRYRRVIVNVTP; encoded by the coding sequence ATGGGCTTGGTGCGGTGGATCATGGGCGCGGTCCTCGCGCTGGCGGCTGGCGCGGCTGTGGCGCAACCTCCCGCGAAGGCGGAACGGCTGCGCCTGATCGTCCTGACCGATATCGAGAATGAGCCGGACGATGCCCAGTCGCTTGTCCGCTTTCTGACCTATGCCAACCAGTGGGACGTCGAGGGGCTCGTCGCCACGACGTCGATCCACCAGCGGGACCGCATCGCCCCGGAGCGCATCCGCAGGATCGTCGCAGCCTACGGCAAGGTGCGCGCCAATCTGGAGCGGCACGAGCGCGGCTTCCCGACCGAGGCGGCGCTGGCATCGGTGATCCGTGCCGGCATCCCGCGCTACGGCCTCGAGGCGGTAGGGGAACGGCATGACTCCCCGGGATCGCAGCTCATCATCGATCGCGTCGATGCCAAGGATGTGCGGCCGGTATGGGTGATCGTCTGGGGCGGGCCCAATGTGCTGGCGCAGGCGCTGTGGAAGGTGCAGGCGACGCGCTCGCCGGCGGAGGTCGCGCGCTTCGTCGCCAAGCTGCGCGTCTATACGATTTCCGATCAGGACGATAGCGGCCCCTGGATCCGCAGCCGTTTCCCGGACCTCTTCTATATCGCCAGCCCCGGTTTCCACGCTGGCGGCGCGTATCATGCTGCGATCTGGAGCGGGATCAGCGGCGATCGCTTCCATGGCCGCTTCGGCGGTGCCGACTTCGCGATCGTCGACAATCCCTGGCTCGACACGCATGTCCGCGCCAAGGGACCGCTTGGCGCCGAATATCCCCACACCGAATTCATCATGGAAGGCGATACGCCCTCCTTCCTCTACCTGATCCCCAATGGCCTCGGCAGCCCGGAGCATCCCGACTGGGGAAGCTGGGGCGGTCGCTACGAATATTATCAGCCGCGTTTCCGCAAATGGTTCCTGCGTCCCGAAACGCGCGCCTTCTGGTCCGATGGGGAAGACGAGGTGATGGGCGTCGACGGCCAGTGGCACACCAGCAACAAGGCGACGATCTGGCGGTGGCGCAGCGCCTATCAGAATGATTTCGCCGCGCGGATGGACTGGACGGTGAAGCCCTATCGCGAGGCCAACCATCCGCCGGTCGCGCGCCTTGGCGTGCCGGACGAGATCAGCGCACGCCCCGGGCAGAAAATCCGGCTGAGCGCCGCCGGATCGAGCGATCCCGATGGCGATACGCTGCGCTACCAGTGGCTTCACTATCCCGAACCGGGCAGCTTCACTGTCTCGTCGGCGCGCGTCGCCTCTCCCGTGCAGATCGAAGGCGCCGACACGTCCGAAGCGGTGCTGACGGTGCCGACCGACCGGGTGCTCCACACCGGCACGATGCACATCGTCCTCGCCGTTAGCGACAGCGGCACGCCCAGCCTGACGCGCTATCGGCGCGTCATCGTCAATGTGACGCCTTGA
- a CDS encoding zinc-binding metallopeptidase family protein: MPPLTCAHCRQLLQAEARACPSCGHGAGFDPLTNAFLHLDIDKGRWRNAAGRTMPLKLCDNARYGVCNWLVEADSVLNLCRSCRHNRTIPDLSVPGVLQRWAQAEHAKHRVISSLIQLGLPLETRNESPQGLAFDLLYDPSAEQGYAPQLLTGHAGGVVTLNLIETDDSARERIRRDMGEPYRTLIGHFRHEVAHHFWHRLVEFSPDLEPFRQRFGDERADYAAALAAHYQNRQHAPLADWEEAYVSAYATVHPWEDFAETFAHYLHIVDTLATIGQFGTRIDAPPGATAPEPPTVDFDPYTADTPTLARCWIPFAFAINAINRSMGQPDLYPFRLTPAIMLKLDFINRLVAFAAGRWAPSENEGADIKAMMAVLGLGVDLAS, translated from the coding sequence TTGCCGCCACTCACCTGCGCCCATTGCCGACAACTGCTCCAGGCCGAAGCGCGGGCCTGCCCGAGTTGCGGCCACGGCGCGGGCTTCGATCCGCTGACCAACGCGTTCCTTCATCTCGATATCGACAAGGGCCGCTGGCGCAACGCCGCCGGGCGAACGATGCCGCTGAAGCTGTGCGACAATGCGCGCTATGGGGTGTGCAACTGGCTCGTCGAGGCAGACAGCGTCCTCAACCTGTGCCGCTCATGCCGCCACAACCGCACCATTCCCGATCTTAGCGTGCCCGGCGTGCTGCAGCGCTGGGCGCAGGCAGAGCATGCCAAGCATCGTGTGATCTCAAGCCTCATCCAGTTGGGCTTGCCGCTGGAGACGCGCAACGAGAGCCCCCAGGGGCTGGCCTTCGATCTGCTCTACGATCCTTCCGCAGAGCAGGGCTATGCGCCGCAACTGCTGACCGGCCACGCCGGAGGCGTCGTGACCCTCAACCTGATCGAGACCGACGATTCCGCGCGCGAGCGCATCCGCCGCGACATGGGGGAGCCCTATCGCACCCTGATCGGCCATTTCCGGCATGAGGTGGCGCATCACTTCTGGCACCGCCTGGTCGAGTTCAGCCCCGACCTCGAACCCTTCCGCCAGCGCTTCGGCGACGAGCGTGCCGATTATGCCGCGGCACTGGCTGCGCATTACCAGAATCGCCAGCACGCTCCGCTTGCGGACTGGGAAGAAGCCTATGTCTCGGCCTATGCGACGGTCCATCCTTGGGAGGATTTCGCCGAAACCTTCGCGCACTACCTCCACATCGTCGACACGCTGGCGACGATCGGCCAGTTCGGCACCCGCATCGACGCACCGCCCGGCGCCACAGCGCCCGAGCCGCCGACGGTGGATTTCGATCCCTATACCGCCGACACGCCGACGCTGGCGCGCTGCTGGATCCCATTCGCCTTCGCGATCAACGCAATCAATCGCAGCATGGGCCAGCCCGATCTCTACCCGTTTCGGCTGACCCCGGCGATCATGCTCAAGCTCGACTTCATCAACCGCCTGGTCGCCTTCGCAGCGGGCCGCTGGGCGCCGAGCGAGAATGAAGGCGCGGATATCAAGGCGATGATGGCGGTGCTCGGCCTGGGCGTGGATCTGGCGTCCTGA
- a CDS encoding transglutaminase-like domain-containing protein — protein sequence MLIRAGYDITFDAAAPTSMVALLSIHPSRNRDLRSPHRIVTTPQVPMYDFVDGFGNVATRLTIPAGGITLKADFMISDSGRPDVRAPDVPVTPVEALPNDVLVYLMGSRYCETQHLMDEAWALFGHIPSARGRVEAIVAFVHNHIEFGYHHARCDRTASDGYREKVGVCRDFAHLAVTLCRCVNIPARYCTGYLGDIGVPAVDAPMDFSAWFDVYVDGGWYTYDARHNKPRIGRILMARGRDATDVALTTAFGATTLTKFDVVTDALKPGEIQMAA from the coding sequence ATGCTGATCCGAGCCGGTTACGACATCACCTTCGACGCCGCGGCACCGACGAGCATGGTGGCCTTGCTGAGCATCCATCCGTCGCGCAACCGCGATCTTCGCTCACCGCACCGGATCGTCACGACGCCGCAGGTGCCGATGTATGATTTCGTAGACGGGTTCGGCAATGTCGCGACCCGGTTGACGATCCCTGCCGGCGGCATCACGCTGAAAGCCGATTTCATGATCTCGGACAGCGGCCGGCCTGATGTGCGCGCCCCGGATGTGCCGGTGACGCCGGTCGAGGCGCTGCCCAACGACGTTCTGGTCTATCTGATGGGTAGCCGCTATTGCGAGACGCAGCACCTGATGGATGAGGCGTGGGCGCTGTTCGGCCATATTCCTTCGGCGCGTGGCCGCGTCGAGGCGATCGTCGCGTTCGTCCACAACCATATCGAGTTCGGCTATCATCATGCGCGCTGCGATCGCACCGCTAGCGACGGCTATCGCGAAAAGGTCGGCGTCTGCCGGGATTTCGCGCATCTGGCAGTGACGCTGTGCCGCTGCGTCAACATCCCGGCGCGCTACTGCACCGGCTATCTCGGCGATATCGGCGTGCCGGCGGTCGATGCCCCGATGGATTTCAGCGCATGGTTCGACGTCTATGTGGATGGCGGCTGGTACACCTACGATGCGCGCCACAACAAGCCGCGCATCGGTCGCATCCTGATGGCGCGGGGCCGCGATGCCACCGACGTGGCGCTGACGACCGCCTTCGGCGCCACGACGCTCACGAAGTTCGATGTGGTGACCGACGCGTTGAAGCCGGGTGAAATACAGATGGCTGCGTGA